The genomic stretch TCGACATGATGTCGCCTTACGAGAAAAAGAAGAAGGACTGACTCATGGGGTCGCGCGCGGTGCGGTTTTCGGACCGAGCTCGTACTCCTTCGGCGGCTCCGCACCCAACAGATTCTTCACGAAGTAATCCCAGCGCCGGCGCGTCATGTAATTCGATTCGTTCCCGTAGCCGTGCGGCTGATTCGGCAGCATGAGCAAATCGAAATCCTTGTTCGCCTTGATCAGCGCATCGACGACCAGGAGCGTGTTGTCCGGTGGAACGTTGTCGTCCATCGTGCCGTGCGCGAGCAACAGCTTGCCCTTGAGGTTTTTCGCGAGATTCTGATTGGCCTGGTCGTCG from Gemmatimonadaceae bacterium encodes the following:
- a CDS encoding prolyl oligopeptidase family serine peptidase, with product RYSWIDIDRAGIYGHSGGGFATADAMFRYPDFFKVGISESGNHDNRAYEDDWGERYQGLEVRDGKGGSNYDDQANQNLAKNLKGKLLLAHGTMDDNVPPDNTLLVVDALIKANKDFDLLMLPNQPHGYGNESNYMTRRRWDYFVKNLLGAEPPKEYELGPKTAPRATP